A portion of the Laribacter hongkongensis DSM 14985 genome contains these proteins:
- a CDS encoding EAL domain-containing protein: MGIYYQKTIESLVSPRLVTCAPDTPVHEAARQMREALCGSIIVLDGQGQPAGIWTEADVLKLDLHDPDGLRVPISSVMSSPVKTLPVDTPFHEAAIRFRHEGIRHYLVIDQQNQPRGILSQTDIVLNQGAEFFIRLKEVGSIPSAPPRFLRADASFAEAVAAMRQVTQEAVIIEYPDGGYGILTQRDVVRHLDSNDPDQPVGRLASRPLVTAKASASLYYARKLLAEKHIRHLGITSENNQLTGLVGFADIMASIEHEYVHELQYALKERDEALNLSQQNLRLADKVFEATLEGIIITDAEGIIETVNPAFTRITGWRREEVVGKNPRILSSSQQPPEFYRHLWQSLREHGFWQGEVINRRKDGKFYTEHLTITGIRGPDGTFTHYAGIFSDITQRKLNEERLHYLANHDPLTDLPNRTLLMERLGAALTRAHRQGKRVALMFLDLDRFKFINDTLGHAVGDKLLQTVASRLTGSLRASDTVARLGGDEFNIVLEDIRDLRGVAQTAQKLIDRVQGMVTLDGHDVYVTASVGIAIYPDDGSTPEVLRMNADTAMYRAKERGKNNFQFFTADMNASTLARLRLESNLHRALARQEFQLHFQPKVDLAHGHIYGMEALLRWRSHELGPVSPADFIPIAEESNLISTIGEWVLEQACRQARHWLNLGLLPGTVAVNLSSKQMTQGDIVATVRRILEHSNLPGHYLELEITESVAMDNTGEMIRTLKNLKALGVRIAIDDFGTGYSSLSYLKQLPIDVLKIDRSFVTDLHEDRDDAAIASAIISMGQSLNLQPVAEGVEREEHRQFLLDHGCQYGQGYLFSRPVPAATMEQLLLESQALSAWR, translated from the coding sequence GTGGGCATTTACTACCAGAAGACCATTGAATCGCTGGTCTCGCCACGCCTAGTCACCTGTGCGCCCGATACCCCGGTGCATGAGGCCGCCCGCCAGATGCGCGAGGCCCTGTGCGGCTCGATCATCGTGCTGGACGGACAAGGCCAGCCGGCAGGCATCTGGACCGAGGCCGATGTCCTCAAGCTGGACCTGCACGATCCAGACGGACTCAGGGTACCGATTTCCAGCGTGATGAGTTCACCGGTCAAGACCCTGCCGGTCGACACGCCTTTTCACGAAGCGGCCATCCGCTTTCGCCACGAAGGCATCCGCCACTATCTGGTCATCGACCAGCAGAACCAGCCGCGCGGCATCCTGTCACAGACCGACATCGTCCTGAACCAGGGGGCCGAATTCTTCATCCGCCTCAAGGAAGTCGGCTCGATCCCCAGCGCCCCGCCAAGGTTCCTGAGAGCCGATGCCTCCTTTGCCGAAGCCGTCGCAGCCATGCGCCAGGTTACCCAGGAGGCGGTCATCATCGAATACCCGGACGGCGGTTACGGCATCCTGACCCAGCGCGACGTGGTGCGCCATCTGGACAGCAACGATCCCGACCAGCCGGTCGGCCGGCTGGCCAGCCGGCCACTGGTGACGGCCAAGGCCAGCGCCAGCCTTTACTATGCCCGCAAGCTCCTCGCCGAAAAGCACATCCGCCATCTGGGCATCACCAGCGAAAACAACCAGTTGACCGGACTGGTCGGCTTTGCCGACATCATGGCGTCGATCGAGCACGAATACGTCCACGAGCTGCAATACGCCCTCAAGGAACGCGACGAAGCCCTCAACCTGTCGCAGCAGAACCTGCGGCTGGCCGACAAGGTGTTTGAAGCCACACTGGAAGGCATCATCATCACCGACGCCGAAGGCATCATCGAAACCGTCAACCCGGCCTTTACCCGCATTACCGGCTGGCGCCGCGAAGAAGTGGTCGGCAAGAACCCGCGCATCCTCAGCTCCAGCCAGCAGCCGCCGGAATTTTACCGCCACCTGTGGCAAAGCCTGCGCGAGCACGGATTCTGGCAGGGCGAAGTCATCAACCGCCGCAAGGACGGCAAGTTCTACACCGAGCACCTGACCATCACCGGCATCCGCGGACCGGACGGCACCTTTACTCACTACGCCGGCATTTTCAGCGACATCACCCAGCGCAAGCTCAACGAAGAACGGCTGCACTACCTTGCCAACCACGACCCGCTGACCGACCTGCCCAACCGCACCCTGCTGATGGAACGCCTGGGTGCCGCCCTCACCCGCGCCCACCGGCAAGGCAAGCGCGTGGCGCTGATGTTCCTCGACCTCGACCGCTTCAAGTTCATCAACGACACCCTCGGCCATGCCGTCGGCGACAAGCTGCTGCAAACCGTCGCCAGCCGCCTGACCGGCAGCCTGCGCGCCAGCGACACCGTCGCCCGGCTGGGCGGCGACGAATTCAACATCGTGCTGGAAGACATCCGCGACCTGCGCGGCGTGGCCCAGACGGCCCAGAAACTGATCGACCGGGTGCAGGGCATGGTCACGCTCGACGGCCACGACGTGTATGTCACCGCCTCGGTCGGCATCGCCATCTACCCGGATGACGGCAGTACCCCGGAAGTGCTGCGCATGAATGCCGACACGGCCATGTACCGGGCCAAGGAGCGGGGCAAGAACAATTTCCAGTTCTTTACCGCCGACATGAATGCCAGCACGCTGGCCCGGTTGCGGCTGGAATCCAACCTGCACCGTGCGCTGGCCCGCCAGGAATTCCAGCTGCATTTCCAGCCCAAGGTCGACCTCGCCCACGGTCACATCTACGGCATGGAAGCCCTGCTGCGCTGGCGCAGCCACGAACTGGGACCGGTCAGCCCGGCCGACTTCATTCCGATCGCCGAAGAATCCAACCTGATCTCCACCATTGGCGAGTGGGTGCTGGAACAGGCCTGCCGCCAGGCGCGGCACTGGCTCAACCTCGGCCTCTTGCCCGGTACCGTGGCCGTCAACCTGTCCAGCAAGCAGATGACCCAGGGCGACATCGTCGCCACCGTCCGCCGCATCCTCGAACACAGCAACCTGCCTGGTCACTATCTGGAACTGGAAATCACCGAATCGGTGGCGATGGACAATACCGGCGAGATGATCCGCACGCTCAAGAACCTCAAGGCACTGGGCGTGCGCATTGCCATCGACGACTTCGGCACCGGCTATTCGTCGCTGTCCTACCTCAAGCAGCTGCCGATCGATGTCCTGAAAATCGACCGCTCCTTCGTCACCGACCTGCACGAGGACCGCGACGACGCCGCCATCGCCAGCGCCATCATCTCCATGGGGCAAAGCCTGAACCTGCAACCCGTGGCTGAAGGCGTCGAACGCGAGGAACACCGGCAGTTCCTGCTGGACCACGGCTGCCAGTACGGACAGGGCTACCTGTTCAGCCGCCCGGTCCCGGCTGCCACCATGGAGCAGCTCCTGCTGGAAAGCCAGGCCCTGTCGGCCTGGCGCTGA
- a CDS encoding Spy/CpxP family protein refolding chaperone: MGKVNGSMLGLAAAGMLLVSAMVQAAPQSVPLSGPAAALRHGDVPAAPAGVVVIEGGPGPVIGGTGLNLGWHMHPGMHGPAAASMAGPMEQWVAPGWRMQSLMDRLKLDATQKSAFDLMIARTDASDRWLMQEMQRINAAMRAPGLSLPNLLALQHAGMEARVAAMTAHDEALVAFYNQLTPAQRLLMDAAPATRPAAPAGLGSSRMNPALSAGPAAAQE; the protein is encoded by the coding sequence ATGGGTAAGGTGAACGGATCAATGCTCGGGCTGGCTGCAGCCGGCATGTTGCTGGTGTCTGCAATGGTGCAGGCCGCGCCCCAGTCCGTACCGCTGTCGGGGCCGGCGGCAGCGCTCCGGCATGGTGATGTACCTGCTGCGCCGGCTGGCGTGGTGGTGATCGAGGGCGGGCCGGGGCCGGTGATTGGTGGTACCGGGCTGAACCTGGGGTGGCACATGCATCCCGGCATGCATGGACCGGCCGCTGCATCCATGGCTGGTCCGATGGAGCAGTGGGTGGCACCGGGCTGGCGGATGCAGTCCCTGATGGACCGTCTGAAGCTGGATGCCACGCAGAAATCGGCCTTTGACCTGATGATTGCGCGGACGGATGCTTCCGACCGCTGGCTGATGCAGGAAATGCAGCGTATCAATGCCGCCATGCGGGCTCCGGGCCTGTCGCTGCCCAACCTGCTGGCCTTGCAGCATGCCGGCATGGAGGCCCGGGTGGCGGCCATGACGGCACATGACGAGGCGCTGGTGGCGTTTTACAACCAGCTGACGCCGGCCCAGCGCCTGCTGATGGATGCGGCTCCGGCAACCCGCCCGGCTGCTCCGGCCGGCCTCGGCTCCAGCCGCATGAATCCGGCCCTGAGCGCCGGCCCGGCCGCCGCGCAGGAATAA
- the serS gene encoding serine--tRNA ligase — protein MLDIQLLRTQLDTVAARLAARGYTLDTEAFTALENERKALQTRTQDLQARRNSLSRQVGEAKRRGEDASAVLAEVSGLGDELKANEAALEGLQGRLAELLQAIPNLPHESVPVGRDETGNVEIRRVGVPRSFDFQVKDHVDIGTPLGLDAETGAKLSGARFTVLRGQMARLHRALAQFMLNTHADEHGYTEVYTPYMVNATSMYGTGQLPKFEEDLFRVPRGDENFYLVPTAEVPVTNFVRDEIVKAADLPLRYVAHTPCFRSEAGAYGRDTRGMIRQHQFDKVELVQVVRPEESLNALETLTGHAETILKKLGLPYRVIVLCTGDMGFGSQKTYDIEVWLPAQDTYREISSCSSMGDFQARRMQARFKDEAGKNQLVHTLNGSGLAVGRTLVAVLENYQNADGSVTVPEVLRPYMGGLEKLLPQG, from the coding sequence ATGCTCGACATCCAACTGCTCCGCACCCAGCTTGATACCGTGGCGGCCCGTCTGGCCGCCCGTGGTTATACGCTCGACACTGAGGCGTTCACCGCGCTTGAAAACGAACGCAAGGCGCTGCAAACCCGTACGCAAGACCTGCAGGCCCGCCGCAACAGCCTGTCCAGGCAGGTGGGCGAAGCCAAGCGCCGCGGTGAGGATGCTTCGGCGGTGCTCGCTGAAGTGTCCGGTCTCGGTGACGAACTGAAAGCCAACGAAGCCGCGCTGGAAGGCTTGCAGGGCCGTCTGGCCGAGCTGTTGCAGGCCATTCCCAACCTGCCGCACGAATCGGTGCCGGTGGGTCGGGACGAAACCGGCAACGTTGAAATCCGCCGGGTGGGCGTGCCGCGCAGCTTCGATTTCCAGGTGAAGGATCACGTCGACATCGGTACGCCGCTGGGGCTGGACGCCGAAACCGGCGCCAAGCTTTCGGGAGCCCGCTTTACCGTATTGCGCGGCCAGATGGCCCGCCTGCACCGGGCGCTGGCGCAGTTCATGCTGAACACCCACGCCGACGAACACGGCTACACCGAGGTCTACACCCCGTACATGGTCAACGCGACCAGCATGTATGGCACCGGCCAGCTGCCGAAGTTCGAGGAGGACCTGTTCCGTGTGCCGCGCGGTGACGAAAACTTCTATCTGGTGCCGACGGCCGAAGTGCCGGTGACCAACTTCGTGCGCGATGAAATCGTCAAGGCAGCCGACCTGCCGCTGCGCTATGTCGCCCATACCCCGTGCTTCCGCTCCGAAGCCGGTGCCTATGGCCGTGATACCCGCGGCATGATCCGCCAGCACCAGTTCGACAAGGTGGAGCTGGTACAGGTCGTGCGTCCGGAAGAATCGCTCAATGCGCTGGAAACCCTGACCGGTCACGCCGAAACCATCCTGAAAAAACTCGGTTTGCCGTATCGCGTCATCGTGCTGTGCACGGGCGACATGGGTTTTGGCAGCCAGAAGACCTACGACATCGAGGTGTGGCTGCCGGCGCAGGACACTTACCGCGAAATTTCCAGCTGCTCGAGCATGGGAGATTTCCAGGCGCGCCGCATGCAGGCCCGTTTCAAGGACGAGGCCGGCAAGAACCAGCTGGTGCATACCCTGAACGGATCGGGTCTGGCGGTCGGCCGTACGCTGGTGGCAGTGCTGGAAAACTACCAGAATGCCGACGGCTCGGTGACGGTGCCGGAAGTGTTGCGTCCGTACATGGGCGGGCTGGAGAAACTGCTGCCGCAGGGCTGA
- a CDS encoding acyl-CoA thioesterase, whose amino-acid sequence MQMNDLSRELSMTVLMTPDMANFSGNVHGGAILKLLDQVAYACAARYAGQYVVTLSVDQVTFKQPIHVGEMVSFLASVNYVGRSSMEIGIKVIAENIHDRVVRHTNSCYFTMVAVDGHGRPVAAPVFTPQNATEQCRWDAALKRKAARQALASRA is encoded by the coding sequence ATGCAAATGAACGATCTGAGCCGCGAACTGTCGATGACGGTGCTGATGACGCCGGACATGGCCAATTTTTCCGGCAACGTGCACGGCGGGGCCATCCTGAAACTGCTGGACCAGGTGGCGTATGCCTGTGCGGCACGCTATGCCGGCCAGTATGTGGTGACGCTGTCGGTGGATCAGGTGACCTTCAAGCAGCCCATCCATGTGGGCGAGATGGTGAGCTTCCTGGCCAGTGTCAATTACGTGGGCCGTTCGTCGATGGAAATCGGCATCAAGGTGATTGCCGAAAACATCCATGACCGCGTCGTGAGGCACACCAACAGCTGCTATTTCACCATGGTGGCCGTCGACGGCCATGGCCGTCCGGTGGCGGCGCCGGTTTTCACGCCGCAAAATGCGACCGAACAGTGCCGCTGGGATGCCGCGCTCAAGCGCAAGGCCGCCCGCCAGGCGCTTGCCAGCCGCGCCTGA
- a CDS encoding DMT family transporter — protein sequence MTTPRTPGRLANLLLLLALWGVWGYNWVVTKEGLNYAGPFALAVGRSVLAVATLGLVLLLSGRSLRPPPWRPTLLIALTQTAGFTALTNLALLFGGAGKVSVLCYTMPFWTLLFAWVFLGERVRGWQWLGVGLALAGLVLILEPWNLTSGSISNWLALAGGICWAASAILIKRMRRQGPVDPLGLTFWQMVWGTLPLTALWWMMPGPPVVWGWPLLLVLLFAGCLAGGLGWLVWTLLLSRLSAGTASLNILAIPGVAVLAAWLQLGEVPDMFESIGMLLIALALAVLAFLTIKGERRLKGLAQARPEKCK from the coding sequence ATGACCACACCCCGTACTCCCGGCCGTCTGGCCAACCTGTTGCTGCTCCTGGCCCTGTGGGGGGTCTGGGGGTACAACTGGGTCGTCACCAAGGAAGGCCTCAACTATGCCGGCCCGTTTGCGCTGGCGGTCGGCCGTTCGGTGCTGGCCGTGGCAACGCTGGGCCTCGTGTTGCTGCTGAGCGGTCGCTCGCTGCGGCCACCGCCATGGCGGCCGACCCTGTTGATTGCCCTGACCCAGACGGCAGGCTTTACCGCACTCACCAACCTTGCCCTGCTGTTTGGCGGTGCCGGCAAGGTGTCGGTGCTGTGCTATACCATGCCGTTCTGGACGCTGCTGTTTGCGTGGGTGTTTCTTGGCGAGCGGGTACGCGGCTGGCAGTGGCTGGGGGTCGGGCTGGCGCTGGCCGGTCTGGTCCTGATCCTGGAACCGTGGAACCTGACCTCCGGCAGCATCTCCAACTGGCTGGCGCTGGCAGGCGGCATCTGCTGGGCAGCCAGTGCCATCCTGATCAAGCGCATGCGGCGGCAAGGACCGGTGGACCCGCTGGGACTGACGTTCTGGCAGATGGTCTGGGGTACGCTGCCGCTGACGGCCCTGTGGTGGATGATGCCGGGGCCGCCGGTGGTATGGGGCTGGCCGCTGCTGCTGGTGCTGCTGTTTGCGGGCTGTCTGGCCGGCGGACTGGGCTGGCTGGTGTGGACGCTGCTGCTGTCCCGCCTGTCGGCCGGCACCGCCAGCCTGAACATTCTGGCCATCCCTGGTGTGGCCGTTCTGGCGGCCTGGCTGCAACTGGGCGAAGTGCCCGACATGTTTGAATCAATCGGCATGCTGCTGATTGCCCTGGCGCTGGCTGTGCTGGCGTTCCTGACCATCAAGGGCGAGCGCCGCCTGAAAGGCCTGGCGCAAGCCCGTCCGGAGAAATGCAAATGA
- the mscL gene encoding large-conductance mechanosensitive channel protein MscL → MFKEFREFAMRGNVIDLAVGVVIGAAFGSIVKSLVDDIIMPPIGLLIGKVNFADLFITLKAGATPGPYATVAAAKAAGAVTMNVGQFINSVVSFVLIAFSVFLLVKVVNRLYQKKDAAAPAPATRDCPFCATAIPLAATRCPHCTSQVPPAD, encoded by the coding sequence ATGTTCAAGGAGTTCCGCGAGTTTGCCATGCGTGGCAACGTGATCGACCTGGCCGTGGGCGTGGTGATCGGCGCCGCCTTTGGCTCCATCGTCAAATCGCTGGTGGACGACATCATCATGCCGCCGATCGGCCTGCTGATCGGCAAGGTCAATTTTGCCGATCTGTTCATCACCCTGAAGGCGGGTGCCACGCCCGGCCCCTACGCCACAGTGGCGGCCGCCAAGGCTGCCGGGGCGGTGACAATGAATGTGGGGCAGTTCATCAACTCGGTAGTGAGTTTTGTCCTGATTGCCTTCTCGGTGTTCCTGCTGGTGAAGGTGGTCAATCGCCTGTACCAGAAAAAGGACGCGGCCGCGCCGGCTCCGGCCACCCGTGACTGCCCGTTCTGCGCGACGGCGATTCCGCTGGCGGCCACCCGCTGTCCGCATTGCACGTCGCAGGTGCCGCCAGCGGACTGA
- a CDS encoding FAD-binding oxidoreductase, translated as MNRLVSLTALLGERCCTDADTLQRYGLDWTRFCQPAPLAVLFPQTQEEVQEIVRIANREGLQLVPSGGRTGLSGGACATAGEVVVSLERMSRLLAFDATDRLMTVEAGMVTETLQQLARERGLYFPVDFASRGSSQVGGNVATNAGGIRVLRYGMFRDWVAGLTVVTGAGELLQLNHGLVKNNTGYDLRHLFVGSEGTLGLVTAVTLKLARPPADSGVMLFAVPQLADVMTVLARFRQFADPLAFEFFSDAALAQVEARGHVASPFEGRYGYYALVEYERITPDVDEMAMTAFAGLAGEGVVADAVLAQSDEQARRLWRLREDISESITPRTPYKNDIAVHPSQVPAFVAELDTLLAREYPGFEVVWFGHIGDGNLHVNVLRPPELTVEAFRQACERVNALVFGLVAAYNGSMSAEHGVGLLKAPYLAVSRSPEEIALMRGIKAVFDPRGVMNPGKLIA; from the coding sequence ATGAACCGACTTGTCTCGCTGACTGCCCTGCTGGGCGAGCGTTGCTGTACCGATGCCGATACCCTGCAACGCTATGGTCTGGACTGGACCCGCTTTTGCCAGCCGGCACCGCTGGCCGTGCTGTTTCCGCAGACTCAGGAAGAAGTGCAGGAAATCGTACGCATTGCCAATCGCGAAGGCCTGCAACTGGTGCCCTCTGGCGGGCGGACCGGTCTGTCCGGCGGGGCTTGCGCCACGGCCGGTGAGGTGGTGGTGTCGCTGGAACGCATGAGCCGCCTGCTGGCGTTTGACGCCACTGACCGCCTGATGACGGTCGAGGCCGGCATGGTGACCGAAACCCTGCAACAGCTGGCCCGCGAGCGCGGGCTGTATTTCCCGGTGGATTTTGCTTCGCGCGGCTCCAGCCAGGTGGGGGGCAACGTAGCGACCAATGCCGGGGGTATCCGGGTGCTGCGCTACGGCATGTTCCGCGACTGGGTAGCCGGGTTGACCGTGGTGACCGGGGCAGGCGAGCTGTTGCAGCTCAATCACGGACTGGTCAAGAACAACACCGGCTACGACCTGCGCCATCTGTTTGTGGGCAGCGAGGGTACGCTCGGGCTGGTGACGGCAGTGACGCTGAAGCTGGCGCGCCCGCCGGCCGACAGCGGCGTGATGCTGTTTGCCGTGCCGCAGCTGGCGGACGTGATGACGGTACTGGCACGTTTCCGGCAGTTTGCCGATCCGCTGGCGTTCGAGTTTTTTTCCGATGCGGCGCTGGCGCAGGTCGAGGCGCGCGGCCATGTGGCCAGTCCGTTCGAGGGACGCTATGGCTACTATGCGCTGGTTGAATACGAACGGATCACGCCGGACGTGGACGAAATGGCCATGACGGCTTTTGCCGGTCTTGCCGGAGAGGGTGTGGTGGCAGATGCCGTGCTGGCCCAGTCGGACGAGCAGGCGCGCCGGCTGTGGCGCTTGCGTGAGGACATCAGCGAATCGATCACGCCGCGCACGCCCTACAAGAACGACATTGCCGTGCATCCGTCGCAGGTACCGGCCTTTGTGGCCGAGCTGGATACCTTGCTGGCACGGGAATATCCCGGTTTCGAAGTGGTGTGGTTCGGCCATATCGGTGACGGCAACCTGCACGTGAATGTCCTGCGTCCGCCGGAGCTGACGGTCGAGGCGTTCCGGCAGGCCTGCGAGCGGGTCAATGCGCTGGTGTTCGGTCTGGTGGCAGCCTACAACGGCAGTATGTCGGCCGAGCATGGCGTGGGCCTGCTGAAGGCGCCCTACCTGGCGGTCAGCCGCAGTCCGGAAGAAATTGCGCTGATGCGGGGCATCAAGGCCGTTTTTGATCCGCGCGGCGTGATGAATCCCGGCAAGCTCATTGCCTAA
- a CDS encoding transglutaminase TgpA family protein produces MKPDWRPDGRWALGAYALWVALPAWWLTSWWVAGLLPCVAGLYGLLKERTPRGVLLGFLLLTALWLWWGKPVLAPADGLAFLVLLFAAKLLECQGVRDLRLTVVLGWLLMAVFCLFLRSVWLWPWLAGCVVSGLLLLARSVQSSWRWQAVRPGLAWVVLTLPLAWLSLAWWPAATGWNTGEAVRRTGLGDSLSLGSMSAVVRDPAPAFQVHFDHGPLPVPAERYWRADVLWLFDGWRWLAGRSFLPVRLQTGLAAGPDERAYTVEPQGMAFPDSRRVALDWPRTASGAVTLADGQTLWSTTPDVLPYTVVSSSVRPVTGLPESDRLRALQLPPAGNAQAREWARRLRADSGSDALFLTRLLQFIHTAGFRYTLRPPPLSGDLIDRFWFGTRAGFCEHYAAALAFMARAAGIPARVVVGWQGGEWQPAVQRLVVRQADAHAWTEVWLEGAGWLRLDGTAVIAPDRIEQGLMASLSSAERDDMPGGGWHWQPDWGAPAWRYGWLPAGACLLWLGWRGVMVWRRRAVPDWPRLQQRLERLAARAGWPRQPGEGAHDWAQRLRQNARPRLADQVQAYADLLYCPPAGDAARRSRALWRTLGRERWRLWWNGRNA; encoded by the coding sequence ATGAAACCGGACTGGCGACCGGACGGCCGCTGGGCGCTGGGCGCTTATGCGCTGTGGGTGGCCTTGCCGGCCTGGTGGCTGACCTCGTGGTGGGTGGCCGGCTTGCTGCCTTGTGTGGCCGGGCTTTACGGTTTGTTGAAAGAACGCACGCCGCGTGGCGTGCTGCTGGGGTTTTTGCTGCTGACTGCCTTGTGGCTGTGGTGGGGCAAGCCGGTGCTGGCGCCTGCCGACGGGCTGGCTTTTCTGGTGCTGTTGTTCGCAGCCAAGCTGCTGGAATGCCAGGGCGTGCGTGACCTGCGGCTGACCGTGGTGCTGGGCTGGCTGCTGATGGCGGTGTTCTGCCTGTTCCTGCGCTCGGTCTGGCTCTGGCCGTGGCTGGCGGGCTGTGTCGTGTCGGGGCTCTTGTTGCTGGCACGCAGCGTGCAGTCGTCGTGGCGCTGGCAGGCTGTCCGTCCGGGGCTGGCGTGGGTCGTGTTGACCCTGCCGCTGGCCTGGCTGTCGCTGGCATGGTGGCCGGCGGCGACCGGCTGGAATACCGGTGAGGCGGTACGGCGCACCGGGTTGGGGGACAGCCTGTCCCTGGGCAGCATGAGCGCGGTGGTGCGTGATCCGGCGCCGGCCTTTCAGGTGCATTTTGACCACGGTCCGCTGCCGGTGCCGGCCGAACGCTACTGGCGCGCTGACGTGCTATGGCTGTTTGACGGCTGGCGCTGGCTGGCCGGCCGCTCGTTCCTGCCGGTCCGGCTGCAAACAGGTCTGGCCGCCGGGCCGGACGAACGTGCCTATACGGTAGAGCCGCAAGGCATGGCGTTTCCGGATTCGCGCCGGGTGGCGCTGGACTGGCCGCGCACGGCATCCGGTGCGGTGACGCTGGCGGATGGTCAGACCCTGTGGTCCACCACGCCGGACGTACTGCCCTATACGGTGGTGAGTTCCAGCGTGCGGCCGGTGACCGGGCTGCCGGAGTCCGACCGCCTGCGGGCGCTGCAACTGCCGCCAGCCGGCAACGCGCAGGCGCGGGAGTGGGCGCGCCGCCTGCGGGCCGACAGCGGTTCGGACGCCTTGTTCCTGACCCGGCTCCTGCAATTCATCCATACCGCCGGCTTCCGCTACACCTTGCGCCCGCCGCCGCTGTCCGGCGACCTGATCGACCGTTTCTGGTTTGGCACGCGGGCCGGTTTCTGCGAGCACTATGCGGCAGCACTGGCATTCATGGCACGGGCAGCGGGCATTCCGGCGCGGGTGGTGGTGGGCTGGCAGGGCGGCGAGTGGCAACCGGCGGTGCAGCGGCTGGTGGTGCGGCAGGCGGACGCCCATGCCTGGACCGAGGTCTGGCTGGAGGGAGCCGGCTGGCTGCGGCTGGACGGAACCGCCGTGATTGCGCCGGACCGGATCGAGCAGGGGCTGATGGCCAGCCTGTCGTCTGCCGAACGTGACGACATGCCGGGTGGCGGCTGGCACTGGCAGCCGGACTGGGGCGCACCGGCATGGCGTTATGGCTGGTTACCGGCCGGTGCCTGTCTGCTGTGGCTGGGCTGGCGGGGCGTGATGGTCTGGCGGCGGCGCGCCGTACCGGACTGGCCGCGCCTGCAACAGCGGCTGGAACGGCTGGCCGCGCGGGCCGGCTGGCCGCGTCAGCCCGGTGAAGGTGCGCACGACTGGGCGCAGCGCCTGCGGCAGAATGCCCGGCCGCGGCTGGCCGACCAGGTGCAGGCCTATGCCGATTTGCTTTATTGCCCGCCCGCCGGCGATGCCGCCCGGCGGAGCCGGGCCTTGTGGCGGACCCTCGGCCGGGAACGCTGGCGCCTGTGGTGGAACGGACGGAATGCCTGA
- a CDS encoding DUF58 domain-containing protein: MTPREGSHTLGWQGLRCLPTPAGWATLALVGVLVLLARWTGLDALRLLAVWLAAILLGSVWLACRTLLGLRLEWAAAHPVFAGQPAELPVVLANPAMRARTGLALGWDGQPAVVQLAVLAAASRRTCGLDHSTGTRGWQPLPPLRISSCQPFGLVRAWACLSGLPAVRVWPCPLESGLPLAAGRHPGGQGDEWQELLPWRPGQPASRVAWKIRAHGGPLVQSRFGDSAGPAVEWLDWDASPEPDLDRRAGLLAGRVVQLAQQPVSLRLRLAGRELAGGPARLLDALADAGREAA; the protein is encoded by the coding sequence ATGACTCCCCGGGAAGGTTCGCACACGCTGGGCTGGCAGGGCTTGCGTTGCCTGCCGACGCCAGCGGGCTGGGCCACCCTGGCCCTGGTCGGCGTGCTGGTGCTGCTGGCCCGCTGGACCGGGCTGGATGCCCTGCGTCTGCTGGCGGTCTGGCTGGCAGCCATCCTGCTGGGATCGGTGTGGCTGGCCTGTCGCACCCTGCTGGGCCTGCGGCTGGAATGGGCCGCAGCGCATCCGGTATTTGCCGGGCAACCGGCCGAGTTGCCGGTTGTGCTGGCCAATCCGGCCATGCGCGCACGCACTGGCCTCGCACTGGGCTGGGACGGCCAGCCGGCCGTGGTGCAACTGGCCGTACTGGCAGCGGCCAGCCGGCGTACATGCGGGCTGGACCATTCCACCGGCACACGGGGCTGGCAGCCCCTGCCGCCCTTGCGCATCAGCAGTTGCCAGCCGTTCGGCCTGGTGCGGGCGTGGGCCTGTCTGTCTGGATTGCCGGCCGTGCGGGTGTGGCCCTGTCCGCTGGAATCCGGCCTTCCGCTGGCTGCCGGCAGGCATCCGGGCGGGCAGGGCGATGAATGGCAGGAATTGTTGCCGTGGCGGCCGGGGCAGCCTGCCAGCCGGGTCGCGTGGAAAATCCGGGCGCATGGCGGGCCGCTGGTACAGAGCCGGTTTGGCGACAGCGCGGGACCGGCTGTCGAATGGCTGGACTGGGATGCGTCGCCCGAACCAGACCTCGACCGGCGGGCGGGCCTGCTGGCTGGCCGGGTGGTGCAGCTGGCGCAGCAGCCGGTATCCCTGCGGCTGAGGCTGGCCGGGCGCGAACTGGCCGGCGGTCCGGCCCGCCTGCTGGATGCGCTGGCCGATGCCGGGCGGGAGGCCGCATGA